The window GCTGACCTTTACTAATAAGGCGGCGCGGGAGATGAAAAAACGTATTGCAGATATTGTAGGGGTAAGCGAATCCAAGAACTTGTGGATGGGAACTTTCCACTCCGTTTTTGCTCGTTTGCTGCGCATGGAAGCTGATAAATTAGGCTACCCTTCTAACTTTACGATTTACGATTCTCAAGATTCTCAACGATTGACGAGTGCGATCATCAAGGAAATGGGACTGGATAAGGATGTTTATAAGTACAAACAGATTTTCTCTAGGATCTCGTCTCTCAAAAACAGCTTGATTACAGTACGTGCTTATTTTGCTGATGCAGATCTCCAGGAAGCAGATGCGATGGCGCGTAGGCCACGGTTTGGTGATATTTATAAAGAGTATGTAGAGCGCTGTTTTAAAGCTGGCGCGATGGATTTTGATGATCTATTATTGAAAACCAATGAATTGCTAAATCGATTCCCAGACGTTCTTGCAAAATACCAGAACCGTTTTCAATACATTCTGGTAGATGAGTATCAGGATACGAATCATTCCCAATATTTGATCGTAAAGGCGCTATCAGATAAATTTCAGAATATATGTGTAGTTGGCGATGATGCCCAATCTATTTATGCCTTTAGAGGAGCTAATATCAATAACATCTTAAACTTCCAGCGGGATTATGATGATGTAAAGGCCTACCGACTGGAACAAAATTACCGCTCTACCAAGAATATTGTAGAGGCGGCCAATTCTATTATTGAGCACAATAAAACCAAGTTGGATAAAGTGGTTTGGACCGCTAACAATGATGGCCCCAAAATCATTGTACATAGATTAATGAGCGATGCCGAAGAAGGTCGTTATGTAGCGAGTAGTATTTGGGAAAATAAAATGAATCACCAGCTGGGCAATGATCAGTTTGCTATACTTTATAGAACTAACGCGCAATCCAGAGCCATGGAAGACGCGCTTAGAAAGCGTGATATTCCCTACCGTATTTATGGCGGCCTCAGTTTCTACCAGCGTAAAGAGGTAAAAGACGTACTCTCCTATTTGCGATTAGTAGTCAACCCGAAAGATGAGGAAGCGCTCAAAAGGGTGATCAACTATCCAGCACGTGGTATAGGTCAAACGACCATGGACAAACTCATTGTAGGAGCCAAACAATACGACCGCAGCATTTTTGAAGTTATTGAGAATATCGATCGTGTAGACATCAACATCAATGGCGCTACAAAAACAAAATTGCGCAATTTCGTAACGATGATTAAGAGCTTCCAAGCGCTGGAAGAAACTCAAAACGTATTTGAGTTAACGGAATATGTTATCAAAAAAAGTGCCTTATTAACGGAATTAAAAAAGGACGGAACCCAAGAAGGAATTTCAAGAATTGAAAACATTGAAGAGTTACTCAATGGTATGCGTGACTTTGTCGAAGGGCAAAAAGAAGTGGCAGATGCTAGGGGATCGCTTTCTGAATTTTTAGAAGATGTAGCGCTTGCAACAGATTTAGACAATGACACAGGTGATACAGATCGCGTTTCATTAATGACTATTCACCTTTCTAAAGGTTTGGAGTTTCCATACCTATATATCGTTGGAATGGAAGAAGACTTATTCCCTAGTGGGATGAGCATGAATACTAGAGAGGAGTTGGAAGAAGAGCGTCGACTGTTTTATGTGGCACTTACTAGAGCAGAACATCAGGCTTACCTAACCTATACCTTAAGTCGATACCGCTGGGGAAAATTAGTAGATGCAGAACCTAGTCGCTTTATCAATGAAATTGATGATCAGTATGTAGAGTATACCACTCCCATGGATGATTACAAATACAAGCCACTGCTCGATGCAGACTTGTGGGACGAACCCGATAAATCCAAACTACGCCAGTCTAAGCCTAGAAATGGGACTCCCCCTAGCGTGAATAAACCCAGCGAAGAACAAATCAGGAAGCTGAGGAAAATGAGACCAGTGAGCACCGCGACAAATTCCACACCAGCTGGATTTGAAGGTGACCTTCAACCAGGAATGATGGTGGAACATGCCAGATTTGGACGTGGAGAGGTAGTAAATATTGAAGGTGTAGGCGGTGAGAAAAAAGCGGAGATACGATTTCAAGTAGGTGGATTGAAGAAGCTTCTCTTGAGGTTTGCGAAATTGGAATTGGTAGAATAAGACATAAAACCCATTTTAAATTTCAAATCACAGGATAAGAAAATGTCTAACGGATTATAGATATTAAATCTTAGCCTACGGTGCTAGATTGTAACTTCTTTAAGCTGCATTTCTTGAAAGAGAAATTATCCCATACATTTACAATAACCATCATACCTAGGAATGCAAAATATTCAGTATCCCGTACGTTTCTCCTTTAGAATAACAACTTTAAGCAACGATTTTACGGCCAAGGATGCCACCGGTCAAACCATTGCCTATGTTAGGCAAAAAATGTTCAAGCTTAAGGAGGCGATCACTGTTTACAATAATACCAGTAAATCTGAGGTTCTGTTTACTATTAAAGCAGACCGATGGCTAGACTGGAGTGCCGCTTACAGCATATACGACGCTCAAGGAAAAGTGTTAGGTAAGATTGCTCGAAAAGGATGGAAATCCATGTGGAAAGCAGAGTATAACATTATAGATCAAAACGACAAGCAACAATATAAAGTTCAAGAAGCCAGCGCGATGACGCGTCTTGCAGACTCACTAGTTGGCGAAATCCCTGTAGTCGGTTTTTTTACAGGTTACCTATTTAACCCCACCTATAATGTCACAGATAGAAACGGTGACATTGTTGTCAAATTAAAGAAAAAAGGATCCTTCTTTGGGAAAGAGTTTGAGCTCAACAAAATCGTAGATATTGAAGAAGATGATAAAGAAAGAGTGATGCTAGGTTTGATGATGATGATACTCTTAGAGCGCCGTCGCGGATAGGCCAGACGACAAAAGCTGAGACCATACAGTGACAATAGACGTTTTCCATACAAATTCATGGCTGACAAGAAACTAAAAAGAGATTTAGGTTTTTGGGACGTCCTACTATTTGGTGTAGGCAATATTGTTGGTGCTGGAATTTATGCCATTATAGGACAGGCCGCAGGCTTAAGCGGCAATATGTTATGGCTTAGTTTTGCTGTCGCTGCAATAGTTGCTTTGCTGACTGGATTATCATATGCAGAGTTTGTTAGCCGATTCCCTGATGCCGGAGGTAGTTTTGAATATTTAAAGCAAGGCCTAGGAGAAAAGACAGCCATTGCCATGTCTGTTTTCATAACTCTTACTGGAATAGTTGCTGCAGCCGCCATTTCTATAAGCTTTGCAGATTATGTGAGTCGACTTTTCGATATTCCCAACACCCTAAGTGTCGTTAGTATCATTGTGTTGATGGCCTTTTTCAATATCATAGGTTCCAAATATAGCTCCTACTACAATGGCCTTGCGACTATAATAACCCTAGCAGGTTTGATACTTGTGATTGCAGTTTGTATCCCAGATTTAGGTAATACCTCATTATTTGAAATGAATGAAATGGGATGGACAGGGATACTTGCTGGATCTGCCTTGATTTTTTTTAGTTATGTAGGATTTGAAGACCTCGTCAAAATGGCTGAGGAAACAAAGCAGCCGCGCAAGAACATGCCAAAAGCCATATTATTAAGTGGTCTGATTGTTTTGGTCGTCTATGTGCTAATCGCTATGGTAAGCGTGAGTGTCATGGATATAGATCAGTTAAGCAGTAGCAATGGGCCGCTAGCAGCGGTGATAGAATCAAAGCTAGGGGCTATAGGCTCTATCATACTAGTGGTAGTTGCGCTATTTGCCACGAGTAAGACCATTTTAAGTAATATTCTAGGCACCTCTCGTCTATTATTTGACGTGGCCAGAGACAGTGAAATTTCATGGCTCAAAAAGTTTACCACAATTAGCGGAATTGGCAATACGCCAAACTACGCCATCATAGCTATATCCATAATTACATTGTGTTTTGGCCTAATTGGCAATTTGAAAATGGTCGCCTCCATCAGCAACGTATTTGTATTTATAGTCTTTGTGATGGTCAATATCGCCTTGATCTCTTACCGAGTCAAGATCAGAAAGGAAAAAGATACGGATGAGGATCTTTTTAGGATACCGCTTAACGTCAACAACATTCCATTGCCTACCTTGCTTGCTATAGTCACTTTAGTTTTACTTTTAGCCTTTAATATTTACAATATCATAGAGGGTAAAGCCTGATATAAATAGAAACAAATACCTTGTACGAGAACAGCTTTCCTACCAAACGATTTAAAAACACTTTTGAATTTCTTCAATTGCATGTTGAGCCTTCAGAGAAGATTCTGGATCTAGGTGTAGAGAATCCATTCTCTGTGATCCTGAAGGAAAATGGTTTTCAAGTTGAGAATACCGGTGGTGAAGATTTAGACGACAATTTAAGTACCATTCAATCTTTCACGGGTAGTGTGATTACCGCCTTTGAGATTTTTGAACATTTAGTGAATCCTTATGGTGTTTTGAAGGCCATACCTTGCGATAAATTACTGGTAAGCGTACCCTTGAAGCTTTGGTTTGCGAGCGCTTATCGTAATCCTAATGACCTTAGAGACCAACATTATCATGAGTTTGAAGATTGGCAATTGGATTATGTCTTAAACAAAGCGGGTTGGGAGATCAAAGATTCCATCAAGTTTACAAACCCTACTTCTAAACTAGGTCTAAGACCGCTCTTGCGTCACTTTACAGACCGCTACTATCTTGTATATTGCGAGCGCACTAAAAACTAGAAATTGCACATCGCTATCGTCATACCAGCTTTTAATGAAGAAGCACTGATCGCCCAGACGCTAGAAAGCCTCTGCGATCAAACTCATCCCGCTGCTCAAATAGTAGTCGTAGACGATAATTCTACAGACCATACCTACGACATTGCTGCATCATTTATCACTCGATTACCGCTACAAGTCATTCGTAATTCTTCAAGCGCAGAAAATATTCCAGGCGCCAAGGTGATTCAAGCTTTTAAAAAAGGCCTCTCCTTGTTGGATCTTTCTAAATATGATGTGATCTGTAAGTTTGATGCTGATCTCATTTTTCCAACTGATTATCTGGAGCAAATTGTAGTTCGCTTTCGCGAAAGCGATACCATCGGCATGGTGGCAGGTCATTGTACTATTGAGAAAAACGGGAGTTGGGTACTAGAAAACCAAAATAACCCAGATCACATAAGAGGTGCTTTAAAAGCTTATCGCATCAATTGCTTTGATGCAATTGGAGGTCTAAAAACCAGCATAGGATGGGACACTATGGATGAAATGCTGGCGCGGTACAACGGTTGGAAGGTGGTAACTATAGAGGGTTTGCATGTCAAGCATCTCAAACCTACTGGTGTTTCTTACAAACCGAAATCCCTGCGATTACAAGGGGAAGCATTTTATAAAATGCGATACGGATTACCGCTAACCATGATCACCGCAATTAAGATGGCGTTTAAAAACAATAATTGGAGATTGATTGGTGACTACTTACAGGGATATTTCAACGC of the Nonlabens marinus S1-08 genome contains:
- a CDS encoding APC family permease, which codes for MADKKLKRDLGFWDVLLFGVGNIVGAGIYAIIGQAAGLSGNMLWLSFAVAAIVALLTGLSYAEFVSRFPDAGGSFEYLKQGLGEKTAIAMSVFITLTGIVAAAAISISFADYVSRLFDIPNTLSVVSIIVLMAFFNIIGSKYSSYYNGLATIITLAGLILVIAVCIPDLGNTSLFEMNEMGWTGILAGSALIFFSYVGFEDLVKMAEETKQPRKNMPKAILLSGLIVLVVYVLIAMVSVSVMDIDQLSSSNGPLAAVIESKLGAIGSIILVVVALFATSKTILSNILGTSRLLFDVARDSEISWLKKFTTISGIGNTPNYAIIAISIITLCFGLIGNLKMVASISNVFVFIVFVMVNIALISYRVKIRKEKDTDEDLFRIPLNVNNIPLPTLLAIVTLVLLLAFNIYNIIEGKA
- a CDS encoding methyltransferase, yielding MYENSFPTKRFKNTFEFLQLHVEPSEKILDLGVENPFSVILKENGFQVENTGGEDLDDNLSTIQSFTGSVITAFEIFEHLVNPYGVLKAIPCDKLLVSVPLKLWFASAYRNPNDLRDQHYHEFEDWQLDYVLNKAGWEIKDSIKFTNPTSKLGLRPLLRHFTDRYYLVYCERTKN
- a CDS encoding ATP-dependent helicase, whose product is MEDYLSQLNEAQRLPVLQKEGPMIVIAGAGSGKTRVLTLRIAYLMQQGVDPFNILSLTFTNKAAREMKKRIADIVGVSESKNLWMGTFHSVFARLLRMEADKLGYPSNFTIYDSQDSQRLTSAIIKEMGLDKDVYKYKQIFSRISSLKNSLITVRAYFADADLQEADAMARRPRFGDIYKEYVERCFKAGAMDFDDLLLKTNELLNRFPDVLAKYQNRFQYILVDEYQDTNHSQYLIVKALSDKFQNICVVGDDAQSIYAFRGANINNILNFQRDYDDVKAYRLEQNYRSTKNIVEAANSIIEHNKTKLDKVVWTANNDGPKIIVHRLMSDAEEGRYVASSIWENKMNHQLGNDQFAILYRTNAQSRAMEDALRKRDIPYRIYGGLSFYQRKEVKDVLSYLRLVVNPKDEEALKRVINYPARGIGQTTMDKLIVGAKQYDRSIFEVIENIDRVDININGATKTKLRNFVTMIKSFQALEETQNVFELTEYVIKKSALLTELKKDGTQEGISRIENIEELLNGMRDFVEGQKEVADARGSLSEFLEDVALATDLDNDTGDTDRVSLMTIHLSKGLEFPYLYIVGMEEDLFPSGMSMNTREELEEERRLFYVALTRAEHQAYLTYTLSRYRWGKLVDAEPSRFINEIDDQYVEYTTPMDDYKYKPLLDADLWDEPDKSKLRQSKPRNGTPPSVNKPSEEQIRKLRKMRPVSTATNSTPAGFEGDLQPGMMVEHARFGRGEVVNIEGVGGEKKAEIRFQVGGLKKLLLRFAKLELVE
- a CDS encoding glycosyltransferase → MHIAIVIPAFNEEALIAQTLESLCDQTHPAAQIVVVDDNSTDHTYDIAASFITRLPLQVIRNSSSAENIPGAKVIQAFKKGLSLLDLSKYDVICKFDADLIFPTDYLEQIVVRFRESDTIGMVAGHCTIEKNGSWVLENQNNPDHIRGALKAYRINCFDAIGGLKTSIGWDTMDEMLARYNGWKVVTIEGLHVKHLKPTGVSYKPKSLRLQGEAFYKMRYGLPLTMITAIKMAFKNNNWRLIGDYLQGYFNAQKSDLDPLMTKDQGRFLRSYRWKGIKSKIGF
- a CDS encoding LURP-one-related/scramblase family protein, which translates into the protein MQNIQYPVRFSFRITTLSNDFTAKDATGQTIAYVRQKMFKLKEAITVYNNTSKSEVLFTIKADRWLDWSAAYSIYDAQGKVLGKIARKGWKSMWKAEYNIIDQNDKQQYKVQEASAMTRLADSLVGEIPVVGFFTGYLFNPTYNVTDRNGDIVVKLKKKGSFFGKEFELNKIVDIEEDDKERVMLGLMMMILLERRRG